A region from the Malus domestica chromosome 07, GDT2T_hap1 genome encodes:
- the LOC103439740 gene encoding membrane steroid-binding protein 1 has translation MALQLWETLKEAIVAYTGLSPTTFFTVLALLVAVYHVASGLFGSSQDHRQLDRDMEEMQPLPPPVQLGEITEDELTQYDGTDPKKPLLMAVKGQIYDVSQGRMFYGPGGPYALFAGKDASRALAKMSFEEKDLNGDISGLGPFELEALQDWEYKFMSKYVKVGSIKSTAPGTEGESTSETAIAADQEATKPAEDIPSDSPAAKSEETSSSAEAKQE, from the exons ATGGCTCTGCAACTGTGGGAAACACTGAAAGAGGCGATCGTGGCCTACACCGGCCTCTCTCCGACGACCTTCTTCACTGTGCTAGCTCTCCTCGTGGCCGTCTACCACGTGGCGTCGGGGCTGTTCGGGTCGTCCCAGGACCACCGTCAGCTGGACAGGGACATGGAGGAGATGCAGCCTCTCCCGCCTCCTGTCCAGCTTGGCGAGATCACCGAAGACGAATTGACGCAGTACGATGGCACCGATCCCAAGAAGCCTTTGCTCATGGCTGTCAAGGGTCAGATCTATGACGTGTCACAGGGCAG GATGTTTTATGGACCTGGTGGGCCGTATGCTCTGTTCGCAGGCAAAGATGCTAGCCGAGCTCTTGCTAAAATGTCTTTTGAAGAGAAAGATCTGAATGGTGATATCTCGGGTCTTGGTCCATTTGAACTCGAGGCCTTGCAGGATTGGGAATACAAGTTCATGAGCAAGTATGTCAAGGTTGGATCTATTAAGAGCACAGCTCCGGGAACTGAAGGAGAATCCACTAGTGAAACCGCTATAGCCGCTGATCAAGAAGCTACTAAGCCTGCTGAAGATATTCCATCCGATAGTCCAGCTGCTAAATCCGAGGAAACGTCATCCAGTGCTGAAGCTAAGCAAGAGTAA